acgtcttagtcgtcccttgacgtttcacttccaatgcacctaggATCTTAGTCACTGCCTCGATACCATATTATAAACCTATTTAATACCTTCGAACATAATtaccaacatgttaggctctagttcaccttgttcatttttgtgtttttacAACTTGTGACAGAACTCATTTTTCGccatataattatgaaattagcaacaaaattacataaatataattactaATAAGTCTTTTTCTAATACGTTGTAACggaaatatttcatcactatgaTGTCGTTAAGCTTTTGATGAAACTCATTTTTCATCACCAAGAATTTACTAACGAGCGAAatacaaaaaatcaataaatttttttaatccgTCACTAATCATGGTTAGTGACGGAAATTCATTATATAGTGACAGATTTTGTCCGTCGTCGGTAAACGTTGTTTTTTGTATAGtgcacatcaattgcaagtcaAAGAcataacactgccaccataagtggaccatactactcacaaaataattaaagtctaattagcataaaataaaaagaattagggAAGCATACCACCACTCCATTCTCACCACTTTTATCCATAGCTAAATCACCCAATTCAATagcataaggcccttacccatggccatcaacatcaattcaatacagtAATGACAATACTCTAttaaactaggtcaattcaatatagatttatcaatctaacACCCATTAGACATCAACTGCATACAATTCTCACATCATTTAATAGACCATAGAAAACTACAATAGAATCCATAAGCATTAGAACAATATAAATTAACCTATAAAGtattcaaaaactagggttcatcaattatatgtgtttatagtttaattgagtgaaaaatatcaaattaaaaacaagtcaataaatatttgattcttTAAAATCCTTAATGCAAGAACGCATGGATAGATTTTAACTtagaaaactcattttttgatttacctttgaaaatcaTATTGAAGATTGGATTCTTGACGAAAACAGTTTCAAGGATCGAAAATCATAGCATAATGGTGCTAATTTACGAAATTTGAGAGAAATTGGTGTAGAAATCAACCTTCAAGCTTCAATCTCCCTTCAAGCTTTAATGGAGATTTAGAGAGCTCTttaaaggttttgggttttgatttttgaagaatgaattcacCTTAGTGTTTAAaacttataaacacatttaaaatactCAAAAGACCCTTAGGAAACCGCTCAAATTCTTATTTGGACTTGGGATAAATTTACCACTTCATCCCTACAATTAACAGTAAGTTGTGTAGTTGACATCACCATCGACGACAGGGCAGTTGACGGACCATTTGTCGACAAGAAAACCATCTTGTTCTCTTGTTTTTAAGTTCAGAGACTTGCCTTTTGGAGTTTGACCTCCCTAGACTAAGTATATATCCGCGAAacccatcgacggggcatcgacTGGCCCACGACCCATCATTTTTTCTAAGTCATGTGTGGCCTGCTCTAGATAGCCTTGGCTCAAAAGAAGGGTCCTTTTTAAAGGATCCTTGTTTCTTCCTTCGGGATATTTTCCCAGAAGTTTCTCAATCTAATATGTTTGTATACTATTTGATGACTGCCCACATGAACTTCACCAAAAACATacatgtaaaactcgacgaaataTGCTAAGATACACAAGGTCGTGGCAAGGAAAacctttcgaatgtcatggatgttcttgatcatttgacctccaaacatcatcaaacttgacacactgccaataaacactataataactcagataattaactaattaactaatcaaACACAAACATATGCATATAACAACATATGAGGTACCTAGGTGGCTTAGTTATTGaatgtcttagtcgtcccttgacgtttcatTTTTAAATCATGTAATACTCTAGAAACTGCCtcaatagaaaatataaacCACTTTAGGACATTATATCTTCATTCCAACCATGTTATGCTCCAGATTCACCTAAGTAATTTTCAAGGTATTGTACATAATTCTGCATGACCCATATGAGTCGAGCAGTCTTTAAACCCCCAACTCTTATTTATGCAGAATGCAGCTCAACTCTTCCTCAACTTAGTGCTAAAGTTTTAaaagaagttttaaaaaaaatttccataACACttgttaaaatataatttgtcaaaattatGTATGTGACAGACTAAATTAAAGGTTGTCAATAACCATGCATAAAACTCAATACTTGGGACTCAACTATTCTAAAATATAAAGAGTCAATGGTATTAATCATTACAAGAATGCTCAAATCGGAGGGTTTATACctaattatgggcatgaactactcaacacAATGACTGAGGAGTTGAGCtgcatttattttctttacaatTATATGTTGAAACTAAGTATTCTCGAAGAgtaaaatgtttttacattttagATGAGAGGAAATTGATATTTGTAAAAGTGATTTGAGCAATTTGAGTACCATCTCTTTTAAGACAAATAATTTAGAGTAATaatcttaaaacaaaaaaaaattatgtttctatACATATGAACTAGTTATTTTTGTGGAGTAGTATCAAGAACCGATACGGGGGAGAGCTTAGACAAAACGAATCTCCCATAAACGATGTACTCGACATGGGTAGAAAGGGTAATACTTTTAGATTATTCCTTAATGTTTTTTAGCatatactagtggatccacatagttagTAGGTTCTATATCGTGGAAAAGTATAGGATAATTCTGGTAGTTCGGGCTAGACGTTTTATCATTACATAGCTCATAAATATGGTTGTCGGTCAAAAAATCTCCCACAGAGTTACCTAGCgtttttataaacaaaatgagttattattttagtttaatagaattgatttattattgatttttgaaTACATCTAAGTTATCGTCTATTGTTTCAAAAGCTTTCTAGATATTGAATCCTttactctttcttttattttgagtttagtATCTTGATTCAGAATTGAGTACCTTATTGTTGATTGAAGCCCTATTTATctaagtttatttgaaatatgtttctcCGAGTTTATCATCTTATTGCTAAGTTGAATATCTTATTTCTGAGTTGAGGGGAACTAtgtttcattaaattgagttgAGTGATTTGGAGAAGAGGTAagtattcttctttctttaaATTCAAGCTTATATTGATTCTTTAGAATTCCCTTTGGATgcttgtacattcaatgtattgaagCTATTCGATCTGCATCATTTTATATGCAAATACAAGTACTCAAGGTCATCCACATAATCTTTGTTGATCCCACGTGACGTTCCATTCAATCGTTGTGAGACTACTATATTCTAGAGGATTTCACTTTTACCTTACATTTAGTAGTCTTAATATGTCGTAAGTCTTGTCTTGAAATCTTTATGTGATTGTAGAGGTTTTATAACTACACAAAGTTAAGTATGTTTCACTGTATATCTTCTTTAAGTTTTTACTACAAACTTTGAGTTCATCTATTGAGTAttgttcaaattatttaaaatttgagtatgtgaatttattcaatttatttcagTTCTATGCTTTCTATTGGACCATTGAATTGTTTTGAAAGTTTGTCAGAAAGGTGCATATGTGAGATTATTTTAAAACGAATACCAGCAATAGATGCAATAAGATCAACAACTTTATCAATAAGATTCATACTTGTTGCAGAATGAGATCAAATTTCTTGGAGTTTTCTCCCCTTAGATTATCAAGAAATAACTGATAGATCTGAGTTTACTTTTAtttgcaacaacaaaaaataactcTTTTCTGTGTTGAAACAAAAGGGAACTCAagtatatctattttttttataacaaaaggGCAAAAATATTGCCGAAATAAGCTATTAAGTCCACCGCTAATCCTCTACATTCTTGATGTTTCTCATAATCATCTCTTAGGTTGAGTACAAACCGGGAAAGATTgatataattcttttatatCACTTTTTTCGTCATTGTGCTCCTCCCATTCTCATTGACAGAGAAAATTCGTAAAGCcccattttgatttattaatttttatgattttatgttttgtaacaATGGTATCTATGtacctaaattatttatttggtaTCCGCTATCTCTCAGCAGAAGTGAATTTGGAATGAAGTTTAAAGATTTATCGATTCAATTTTTAAACGGTTCTAAATATTGAATCCATCATGTTGTTTTTTTAAGTTGTGGGTTCACATCTACTATTTGTTGCATTTATCATGAATTTctgcataaaaaaatttccgCAATAAGTAAACGTATAATTTTTTGCCCCTCCTTAAGGGTTTTGTTTTGTTACCTTTGTGTCTCAAAGACAAAATCTTATTGTTGATGTAAGGAGTGCCTAACAtcctatatatacatatgaaactAGTATAAATACTCtacatcataaaaaaataacactaTATTTGCTTCTGCCTCTCACAAACACATGTAGCAATTAGTGGTGGAGTTATAAATTCAAGtaaggaaattaaaaaattatcataggCATCACACCAAGGATTTGGTTCATTATCTAAAATATATCTTTGAACCTTTTTGCtaataaagtaaattttttttatttgagcggtcacatataattaaaatatctttacCATATATGTGTCAGTGTAATTTCAAGTTGTGACACCCATATTCTACGTGTACtagttatatttatatgatgattataaatAGCCTTGTGGTATAATTATAGACTCAGCGACAAGTGAAAATAGAATATGTTTAAAGTTTTCATACCTCGTGCCCTCCAATACATTTATGACTAAGTGAACTCAAACTCAATTAGAACTCGGGACAGTAAAAGGTTGTATTCGATGTAAAAGTCAATGTGGTCATGTGTGTGGTAGTGCTACGGTCTTTGTAAAGAAATTAAGATTAGGTTTAAGGTGTAAATTAAGTGAGATGCTTGCTTGACTAAACTCTTCAAATAGGTTACAAGTAGGTAATGCACCTACTTAGAATTAGGGGACTGCATTTTAAGTGAAAAGGAAAAGTAGGTGATGTACCCACTTAGAAGTAATGGACTGAATATTAAGTTAAAAGGGTCAAGTAGGTGATGCGCCTACTTAGAATTAGTggattgaattttaaattaaaggggGCAAGTAGATGATGCACACAATTAGAATTAGCGGACTGGATTATAAGTAAAAGGGTCAAGTACGGGACTCACCTACTTATAATAAGCTGACTTCATTTAAGTGAAAAGAgtaagtaggtgatgcacctacttaaAAACTTGAAGTAGAAGTGTAGGATCTGCTTTCTTAAAGTAAAGGACAATAGTATTTCTACATTTTATGAAGTGAAAACGTCCAGAAGTCACTTGTAAAGAACTCAATCTTATAAAATTTCCTTCATCACTTATTCTCCAGAAAAATTACTCCCAAGGAAAGCCATAGAATCTCCAAGAATCTGGTCTACAACTTCACCGTTAAAATCAGAAGGAAACAGGTGTTATTAAGGTAAAAGTTGGTAGAACATGTCCCATCTTAAGGAATTAAAGTgaataatatgatttaaaatcaaGTTAAGTGGTAGAGGAAAACCTAAACCTTGACGAATCCAAATCTTAGCAAGTGACGTTTCTTTCCAACAAGCTAAGCTATGGAGCTTTTTTATCCCTCGCTTGTTCTTGCATTGTTTGTGAAAGTTTGTGTGTGTTAATGAACTGAGGAGTGTTGCCTCTGTATGGTGTCGGCTTGGTAAAAATATAGGAAGCATGTGCTTGTTGGGAAAACCATGGAGTGGTGCCcccttaaatttttattgtggGCTCATTTTCAGCATATTAAATGTAGTtttaacaaccctaaaaataaatagtataaatgcTTAATATGTCAATAATACTTGCGATAAGACCAAGATTCACATGGAATAACACGTGTACAACCAAACCTCTGAAACCTTACTACgaccaagccaactaacttgggaagTTAGTTGATCTTGAAAAGGTTTGAACCAACCATATAGGGATCTCGAAAATGAAGTTTTAGTcgaggagtctttaccggatataaaaagaagaaatcttaagttttgagGGTCCAGgtgtaaaatggtcttttccaggacaagggtaatattgtaattaacctatggaattaattaattaattaaattaaagaactAATTCGGCTCAGGTTGACCCGAAATGGTCCATTTCACAAGGGGCACTCTACCCGAGTTCGAGCCTTATTGAAAGCAACAAGTTGGtgatttatttaatgtttataatctgattttttAAGGGAATAATTGTCCTTTTAATAAGATACTTAAACcaggtttttatttaaattaataaggagtcctagtttgactaattctCAAATAAAAACTCCTATTATTAGAGTACTCTCTCACGATCGTTTTTCTTTCACATTTCATTATCTCTCTAACGTTGGTTTCTGCCAAAAACAACAAAGAACATAATTAATATCAAgtgttcttcacacttgaagaaatcACATGAAATTTATTACAAAAACAAAGCAACCAAAACTGTTAAGGCAAAGAGAAGTTGTTTGTTGAGTTGTGTTGACGTTGAGGTAGATTGGACTGTTTTTGGAGAGAGTTTTGGTCAGAAAATTCATCGTTTGAAAATTAATAAAGGTAGGGGTTTCTttcctcttggtccctttcccaagagactccTTAAGATTCAAGATATTCATTCTAAAAACAAGGATTCTTCCTCCTTTGTATGTTCCAGTCGCTAGATCCCATTGAACTTTAGGTTGGGCATGTTTGCTTGTACAAAATAGGGATGAAATGTGTTTTcgtgatttttatgtttaagtATGCATGTTCAAAATTTTGTGAATAATGATTATGTTATTCGAAATTAGATGAAAAAGTGATGTGTGTGTGCAATATGTGGCAGTGAAATTAGTCAATGTTGGGAGATGTTTAAAGGCATGTATAATCCTATAGTTTTATGTGAAAAATTTGTAtacaatgtgatgttcatatgggGTGATAAGTTACTAATTTTGAGTGAAAACGCTTGACTGATGTAACTACTAAACGATACCTAACAATGCACTAAATGCTTGGTTAAATGCCCTAACAGACTAACATAAAAAGGTTGATGAGAGGAagctaaaaattatgaataaatttccAGATTAGTGTACTTTAATTTAGTTCAAAAAGGAGGTTGGAATCGTTAAATTTAATGCATTTTAAAGAGGTGAAGTTACCAGGATTCGAACGTGTGACCTCACCTTTTAGCTATTGGAATTTGcgagaaaggaaaaagaaaagggagCTGGGGGAATCAAAAATAGGTTTGCTGGGTTAGTAAGGAgagaaaaagaattaatttaaataaatgggaggcgtgggaatcgaacccatgacctccaGGTAGCTACTGAAGcaagagaaaataaagaaaaggaaatgtgaggtgtgggaatcgaacccacgacctctaagCTGGTAAGGAGAATGacaaaattaaatgagaaaacaaagtgaggttgtggggacCCAATCACACAACGTCACTGCCAAAGCGCCTAGCCTAATAAacttaattacaaaaaaataaaaaataaaataggagattgtgggggttcgaacccaccacctcacaacGTCTAGcgataataaaaacaaaaataaggaggctgcgggggttcgaacccacaatgTCCTAATGCCCTAGcgaaaattaagaataaaatgaaagagGTTGGGGGGGAGGGTAcgaacccacaacccttcgGCCAATTTAAGAGGAAgccaattataaaatttaaggtACAATGTTAATGTTTGGGTTCAATCGAGAGTCCGAATTTTAtggagattaaaaataaaatcaaagaaaaatgtaaatattatcCAAGTGGTTCGAATTTGGGTTTCCTTGCCCAAACTTCTGTATTGATATATCAGTCATATGTgaacaaaatatccaagaaAAATGCCGCCtacttagataaaaattaagatcatggcatatatataagatacataagtcttaaactacataatcttaggaatgtTTGAATTACTtgacgaactatgaatgaagccccatggcttgtgcatatagactcataagtgttgtataaattcaaatgtatgtgaacctaatatgtatgtaatgaaatgatctaactctagaagggttaagtacgaatGTAAAACACCCTGAATGTCCAAGTGCATTTTCTTAAGATAAAATGattattataaaatgaaataatgaaaccctagaagggtcaaGTAAGAATGTGAAACACATAAATAGCCAAGTGCATTGTCATGTGACGAAATGAACGTTCATGTAAAGAAAGGGGaaagtaattatgaagagcaaatgttctaatgttaatgaatgtggtgacaagataatatgaggctaatgtaaaagacgagaacaatctcaaatgagTCTATGTAAATATCACCAACACGTACTCACCTACGAGAGtgtaagttaatgaagagaccagtctctatgaacactctaatgaaggTATTGAGCTTAATACACTAAATagaaatgatgatatgagaaatcatctaatgatctatgatgtcctcatacaaCAAGTCAGCTTCTTTGGCGTATGAGATTAGTGAAATGGAATTTTATACTAAACACCGACAGAATATccatgagcggtgatgccttctttcgggaagagCGGAGGTTCACTTAACTCTCATGATATGAGAGTGTATGGCATGCCGGgaatgggtctccttatatcttctagtctttgaacctttattgccaatatagggatctggcggggttcgattcccatgtacgctagcatgttctTGGGTTATTTTTGCagatgattccacctctttttggtgtaggGTAGACACTgaaatttcatgatgctcacatgatctatatcgttttaagttaaagtttccaatgaatgaatgaggccatcctcaaatcatgtacataatgaaacgaatgataccaaaggtgttaggataggataatcaaaaggtgagttagattcaagtaatgacattagatcattcttggtcattgcacaacaaacctaatgaaagtcttaagctacatcctaggtataggtGGTATTatcactggcctatgaatgaaatgaaatggtgTACATAGGAATGAACAAAGCAGAATCTGTGTTTGCTAAtaaagactccctagttgaggtcccaacTGTTGAGCCATCATTTCTGGGTTGTAttaatgttaagtccatgattccaaggtctcatggcatatgaatgaatgatattaaaGAAGTTATTTGCTTCATGCAAAATGTGTTGTATgctatatgatatgtgctatgtgtaaatgttatgtgttgtgtgcaaatGTGAAAggtatgatgatgtatgttaatCTTATGGCATAACATTCCTTTTCAACATCAAGAAAGTTCACTGACTTTTCTAATCCAATTTTGGAAAGGACATTGTcttttctaatccaaatttggaaacttTTCTAATCTCAAtttagcaagtccactgacttgacttccaaaaaatttgttgttaggaaagagctaatttttctcatgtatgtccgtcgtgtgtgctttcctatacccatacatagtacaagtgtctactaaccctatacaaactCTACTATTTTAGTTGCAGGCACAAGTTGATGAAAGAGATACAAGATCATCGCTGCAGTCATCGGGATGTCCAGCATTCATCCAaagttggtaggtcctcatgatttcgaggatgctactgttttataTCCTATCTTAGTTTAAGGGTTGAGCTAGTGgatcatgttccactagcgtttatttcctctttttattCAGACTATGTATTGGTGCAATTTTGGTAATTATACACTTACTAATAATTGAAGTATTTCTTTCAGTTACTTATcccttaatgttagatggttaaTGATGAACAATTACGTATTAATGAGAATCTTTTTATACTTGTGTTAGGaaagaaaaagtttcaaattttctactaaaattaGCCTATGTAAAGTAAAAATGAGTAACTAGGTTTGTCtacgacctttgagaggtcaacgacgccagtCTCGTCGGGATTCTAGACTCTGGTCATGAAAAAGTTGGTATCACAGCACTATGTTAAATTTCAAGGAAtctaagttcacatcaaccacattgagtattttctaagtcatggtagtgaaatGCACCACTATCTTTGATTAGAGACTACATGATACGTTggaaaatttacttttttctgATATCATCATGCTTTTCCTAATGCATGAGTTCTTTGTGTTATGGGCGTGTCCAACATCAATCCTTGTTTtttttcagagaatgaacacTAGGAGAGATAATGGTCAGAGGAGAGGAGGAGCAGCTTCAGGGGGTAATCAGAATCCACCTCAAactccagctgaaggagtgtCCATATTAGTTAACCTAATTGGGTTTCCTGATGCTGAGTTGAGGGCATATCTGGCTCAAATGGCACAACCAATTAAGATGCAGGCTCAGGCTATGACTGCAGAAGTCAACCAACAGGATGTTCAGAGAGAGAACCTACCGGTTCGCAACATGGATGATAGGCTGCGAGACTTCAGGACGATGAACCCTCGTATATTCACAAGGTCTAAGATATCAGAGGATCCTCAGGAGTTTGTGGACGAGGTACATAAGATTCTGTTGGCTATGGGGGCCATAGATATTGAGAAGGCTGAACTGGCTTCGTATtagctcaaggatgttgcacagacttggtgcaagataTGGAAATATAGCGAGTTTTGGGTGGAGTTCCAGTCAATTAGGAGATGTTCATGACAAAATTTCTAGACAGATTCTTCCCAAGAGAGATGAGGGaagccaaggttgaggagttcatcaagcTTAAACAAGGATCTATGAAAGTCAGGGAGTACTCCCTGAAATTTGTTAAGCTATCAAGGTATGTTATTTTCCTTAGTATTTAATAGCAAGAATGAGGAAAGTACTGAGAATTGTTGAAATTATCCAAGTATGCTACCTCCTTGGTTTAGAACAGTAGAGATGAGATGAGCAGTCTCTTCACAGGAATAAATAGACACCTGGAGGAGGAGTATCGGtctgcgatgctccatgataatatAGACCTTTCCAGGTTAATGGTGCACGTCCAGTTGGTAGAGGACAGTCGCAAGAAGAGAGGGGTTCATGATGTTACAAGTCCTATGTCTTAAGATCAGGCAGGACCCATCCATGGAGGCCACAGAACCAATTTTGGCGTCCGTGAGCATCCCAGGTTAAAGAGGGGGTAATAGAGTTCTTTGAACTCTAACTCTCAGAGGATTAAAGCACCTAGAGGAGGAAGACCTGAGCACAAGAAGGtcaatggaggtgagatgcagtGTCCTAAGAAGAACTGTGCTAAATATGGCCGAGCTCACAACGGAGAGTGCAGACATGGCATTAATGCCTGCTTTGGCTGCGGTAAGAGTGGGAACATGGTTAGAGACTGACCATAGAATAGAGGTCAGCTTGTAGGTAATGCTTAGCCTAGGTTCAAAATCCACAGTGTGCAGCAGTAGTCAAGACTCCTAAAAGGAACAGGTTCTATGCCCTGAAGGACAGGAAGGAGCAGGAAGGAGTAGGAGAACTCCtctgatgtggtcacaggttTGCTGCAAGTCTTTTCAACTTCTATTTATGCTTTAATTGACCCAGGGTCTACGTTtttctttgtaactcctttgctTGCTCTAACTTTTGAGATTTTGCCTAAtgttctgcatgatcctattGTGGTTAGTACACCATTACaagaaaatgtaagaactgatagagtatacaaggaACGCCCAATAGTTGTAGGTGATAAGACTATGTGTGCGAACTTGGTTAAGTTActcatgcatgattttgatgttattcttggcatggattGGCTTCACAGTTGTTATGCTTGCTTGGACTATCATAGTAGAGTAGTGAGATttcgtttccctaatgaagaacAGTTTCTCTGGAAGGGGTACAATTCGAGTCTTCCTAATCCCTTGATCTCAAATCTTAAGGCCTATAAAATGATGTCTAAGGGGTTACAATGTCATCTTTTGAGTgataatgatttagatcatgaaattCCATCCATAGACTTAGTGCCTATAGTGAATGAGTtcttagatgtgtttcctgaagatTTGTCAGGAGTCCCTCCCCTTTGAGAGATAGACTTTTTCATAGGCTTAGACcccgatactaaaccaatctcaattcctcctcatagaatggctccaacagaactcaaagagttgaagatgcagttgaaagatctcactgataagggtttcatttggccgagcatatccccttggggcgctctagtgttgtttataaaaaataaagatgggacccttagaatgtgtatctaTTATCCACAACTCAACAAAGTTACTATCAGAATAAGTAACCACTTCGAAGAATAGATAACTTGTTTGACTAACttcaagggtctagtttctttttaaaaattgatcttTGTTCAGGGTACCATCatcttagggttagggatggagatataCCGAAGACACCATTTCGTACCCGCTATGATCACTATGAGTTTctagtcatgtcatttggtctcatgAATGCACCTgttgcatttatggatctcatgaacagggtcttacgtgaataccttgactctttcgtcgTAATATTCATTAATGACATTATAATCTACTATAAAAcaaaggaagagcatgaacaccATTAGAGACTAACCTTACAGGTACATAGACGACATCAGTTTATGCCATATTCAGCTagtgtgaattctggctgaGATCAATGACCTTCCTGGGTTATGTTGTGTCCGACCATGGTGTAGAGATGGACCCTAAGAAGACTGAAGCTGTTAAGAACTGGACAAAACCCCTTACTCCTGCTGACATCTATAGCTTTTTGGGATTGGTtggttactaccgcaggttTGTGGAGGGCTTTTCTTCCATTGTAACCCCACTGAGAGCTTTGACgaagaagaaatccaagtttTAATGGACAGAGACTTGTGAGAATAttttccaggagctcaaggacagactcaaTTCAGCTCTGGTGCTTACTCTGCCTAAGTGTTGTGAGAATtacattgtctattgtgatacatatagggttggtttgggttgggTTCTTATTGAAGCTAGTAAGATGATAGCCTACGCTTCCATACATATCAAGGTTCATGTTAAAAATTATGACACTCATTATctggagttggcagctgtggtaTTTGCACTGATGTTGTGGAGGCATTATctgtatggagtgcatgtggatgtattcaaagatcataagagtctccagtacgtgttaACACAGAGGGAATTAACTCTACATCAGCGGAGATGGTTTGAgttgttgaaggattatgacatgaatgtgcactacCCTCCATGTAAGGCTAATATTGTGGTTGATGCTTTGAGCAAGATGAGCATGGGGAGTACGACCCATGTAAGTATGAGAAGAAGTAGTTGGCCAAAGAGATACACATACTTGCC
The DNA window shown above is from Solanum lycopersicum chromosome 11, SLM_r2.1 and carries:
- the LOC138339463 gene encoding uncharacterized protein; protein product: MREAKVEEFIKLKQGSMKVREYSLKFVKLSSRDEMSSLFTGINRHLEEEYRSAMLHDNIDLSRLMVHVQLVEDSRKKRGRIKAPRGGRPEHKKVNGGEMQCPKKNCAKYGRAHNGECRHGINACFGCGSTFFFVTPLLALTFEILPNVLHDPIVVSTPLQENVRTDRVYKERPIVVGDKTMCANLVKLLMHDFDVILGMDWLHSCYACLDYHSRVVRFRFPNEEQFLWKGYNSSLPNPLISNLKAYKMMSKGLQCHLLSDNDLDHEIPSIDLVPIVNEFLDVFPEDLSGVPPL